Proteins encoded by one window of Sandaracinaceae bacterium:
- a CDS encoding cystathionine beta-synthase gives MASQEIKIHDSVLSAVGRTPMVRLARIGRDLPAEILAKLEFMNPGGSVKDRIGVRMLLEAEKRGDIKPGDTLIEPTSGNTGIGLAMAAAVRGYRMIITMPEKMSREKQVVLEALGAEIIRTPTEAAFDAPESHISVARHLKAILPNAHILDQYGNEDNPLAHAETTAVEILEQTDGKLDAFVCAAGTGGTITGVARVLKKEVPNCEIIGVDPEGSILAGPDDVKSYKVEGIGYDFIPDVLDRSLVDRWIKSNDKDSFRVARQLIRQEGLLCGGSCGTAAWAAMQVAKDMPKGARVVVILPDSVRNYMTKFVDDAWMRQHGFSDDNSDLGTVAEMIRALPPKEVITIEDDKSLGYAVRVFKAHGISQMPCVTAGRLSGIITESDVLTFLVEGKDIETPLAEVMVRRVSTVRHHDDASVLPQMFERGEVAIVVDEDRKIEAVLTKLDLIEFMSKRRKLERSLEARLSS, from the coding sequence ATGGCCAGCCAAGAGATCAAGATTCACGACTCCGTCCTCTCCGCGGTGGGGCGCACGCCGATGGTGCGCCTGGCGCGCATCGGGCGGGACCTGCCCGCAGAGATCCTCGCCAAGCTCGAGTTCATGAACCCCGGCGGCTCCGTGAAGGACCGCATCGGGGTGCGCATGCTGCTCGAGGCCGAGAAGCGCGGCGACATCAAGCCGGGGGACACGCTCATCGAGCCCACCAGCGGCAACACGGGCATCGGCCTGGCCATGGCGGCGGCGGTCCGCGGCTACCGGATGATCATCACGATGCCGGAGAAGATGAGCCGCGAGAAGCAGGTGGTGCTCGAGGCGCTCGGCGCCGAGATCATCCGCACGCCCACCGAGGCCGCCTTCGACGCGCCCGAGAGCCACATCAGCGTGGCGCGGCACCTCAAGGCCATCCTCCCGAACGCGCACATCCTCGACCAGTACGGCAACGAGGACAACCCGCTCGCCCACGCCGAGACCACCGCGGTGGAGATCCTCGAGCAGACCGACGGGAAGCTCGACGCGTTCGTGTGCGCGGCCGGGACCGGCGGCACGATCACCGGCGTGGCCCGGGTCCTCAAGAAGGAGGTCCCGAACTGCGAGATCATCGGCGTCGATCCCGAGGGCTCGATCCTCGCCGGCCCCGACGACGTCAAGAGCTACAAGGTCGAGGGCATCGGCTACGACTTCATCCCCGACGTGCTCGACCGCTCGCTCGTCGACCGCTGGATCAAGAGCAACGACAAGGACAGCTTCCGCGTCGCCCGCCAGCTCATCCGACAGGAGGGGCTGCTCTGTGGCGGCTCCTGCGGGACCGCGGCGTGGGCCGCGATGCAGGTCGCCAAGGACATGCCCAAGGGCGCGCGCGTGGTCGTGATCCTCCCCGACTCGGTCCGGAACTACATGACCAAGTTCGTCGACGACGCCTGGATGCGCCAGCACGGCTTCAGCGACGACAACTCCGACCTCGGCACGGTGGCGGAGATGATCCGCGCGCTGCCGCCCAAGGAGGTCATCACCATCGAGGACGACAAGTCCCTCGGCTACGCGGTGCGCGTCTTCAAGGCGCACGGCATCAGCCAGATGCCCTGCGTCACGGCCGGCCGCCTCAGCGGCATCATCACCGAGAGCGACGTGTTGACCTTCCTCGTCGAGGGCAAGGACATCGAGACCCCGCTCGCCGAGGTGATGGTCCGCCGCGTCAGCACGGTCCGGCACCACGACGACGCGTCGGTCCTCCCGCAGATGTTCGAGCGGGGCGAGGTCGCGATCGTGGTCGACGAGGATCGCAAGATCGAGGCGGTGCTCACCAAGCTCGACCTCATCGAGTTCATGAGCAAGCGTCGCAAGCTCGAGCGCTCGCTCGAGGCGCGCCTCTCTAGTTGA
- a CDS encoding bis-aminopropyl spermidine synthase family protein — MDREQHAGLLAKLLTGDPSASPAAVREAAERLLVENDCPRPSPGADEEDPRAGLHWLLTMAWRTHRRLRDPLPSDPARAAALAYTLQTRPLRDDEHGQLFIDAPSLMRRAAAVMAFGTPALAVGDDDALTLALHQAGADDLAAIDIDERVLGYLEEASVGAIETHRIDVTRDPVPEVLRGRFATVVTDPFRDLDGGLSFLTWAAACLRPDGHLIWVDHPDWSYEQPEVLAAMESLGFELVAMREDVHAYPLSIALIRPDEVADALELDRGWLRAITELTHAWSSIYVLERRPPDPMTVN, encoded by the coding sequence GTGGACCGAGAACAACACGCCGGCCTCCTCGCGAAGCTGCTGACCGGCGATCCCTCGGCGTCCCCGGCCGCGGTGCGAGAGGCGGCGGAGCGGCTCCTGGTCGAGAACGACTGCCCGCGGCCCTCCCCCGGCGCCGACGAGGAGGATCCCCGCGCGGGCCTGCACTGGCTGCTCACGATGGCCTGGCGCACGCACCGCCGCCTGCGCGATCCGCTCCCCAGCGACCCCGCGCGCGCCGCCGCGCTCGCCTACACCCTGCAGACCCGCCCGCTCCGGGACGACGAACACGGGCAGCTCTTCATCGACGCGCCGAGCTTGATGCGGAGGGCCGCGGCGGTGATGGCGTTCGGCACCCCGGCGCTCGCGGTCGGCGACGACGACGCGCTCACCCTCGCGCTGCACCAGGCGGGGGCCGACGACCTCGCGGCCATCGACATCGACGAGCGCGTCCTCGGCTACCTCGAGGAGGCGAGCGTCGGCGCGATCGAGACGCACCGCATCGACGTCACGCGCGATCCCGTGCCCGAGGTGCTCCGCGGGCGCTTCGCCACGGTGGTGACCGACCCGTTCCGCGATCTCGACGGCGGGCTCTCGTTCCTGACCTGGGCCGCGGCGTGCCTGCGCCCGGACGGGCACCTGATCTGGGTGGACCACCCCGACTGGAGCTACGAGCAGCCCGAGGTGCTGGCCGCGATGGAGAGCCTCGGCTTCGAGCTCGTCGCGATGCGCGAGGACGTGCACGCGTACCCGCTGTCGATCGCGCTCATCCGCCCCGACGAGGTGGCCGACGCGCTCGAGCTCGACCGCGGGTGGCTCCGCGCGATCACGGAGCTCACCCACGCCTGGTCCAGCATCTACGTGCTCGAGCGTCGCCCGCCCGACCCGATGACGGTCAACTAG
- a CDS encoding DUF4863 family protein, which yields MTDAERLNDALAPVLEVVRGIDPADPEARAKLDAALPLDGPALSTLRAVVREGVEAKWLAERESGGVRFGRVRKAADDDDLSIDCVHMSAPGPGHTHPNGEIDLCFAVDGAPTFDGHPPGWTVYPPGSWHVPTVAGGVMDILYFLPGGAIRFEPQPG from the coding sequence ATGACCGACGCCGAACGCCTGAACGATGCCCTCGCCCCCGTGCTGGAGGTGGTCCGCGGCATCGACCCCGCCGACCCCGAGGCGCGCGCCAAGCTCGACGCGGCGCTCCCCCTCGACGGCCCGGCCCTCTCCACCCTGCGCGCGGTGGTGCGCGAGGGCGTCGAGGCGAAGTGGCTCGCCGAGCGCGAGAGCGGCGGCGTGAGGTTCGGGCGCGTGCGCAAGGCCGCGGACGACGACGACCTCTCCATCGACTGCGTGCACATGAGCGCGCCGGGTCCGGGCCACACCCACCCGAACGGCGAGATCGATCTCTGCTTCGCGGTGGACGGCGCGCCGACCTTCGACGGCCACCCGCCCGGCTGGACGGTCTACCCGCCCGGCAGCTGGCACGTCCCGACGGTCGCTGGCGGCGTCATGGACATCCTCTACTTCCTCCCGGGCGGCGCGATCCGCTTCGAGCCTCAGCCCGGCTGA
- a CDS encoding acyl-CoA dehydrogenase, whose protein sequence is MNDTENPILDDRLVDLILTRVVDVEALTRLPAFSEHSVETIQLYLATCRRVAREVLYPAYRPMDEAPPRLEDGRVKLHPRMKQVWPAMRELGAIAATRPFDVGGQQLPLAVGTLAHAYLMGANLSAAGLAWLTTGAAHLIEAFGEDAVKAQFLSRMYEGEWTGTMALTEPHAGSSLADLTTSATPAEDGTYRIRGAKIFISGGDHDVAENVVHLVLARIDGAPEGTKGISLFAVPRRRPTERGLIDNDVHVSGVIHKIGWRGLPSLALSFGDEGDCHGWLVGEPHRGLNHMFQMMNEARIQVGVNGAATASVAFHEALAYAKDRKQGRALGAKGGEPVSLMAHPDVRRMLLRQKAIVDGSLCLCAMTAAFADRAETDEDAALLLDLLTPVTKSFPAERGFEANVLAVQVLGGYGYTSEYLPEAWMRDQKLNSIHEGTTGIQSLDLLGRKVVSKGGAALAAFAAAVRADASASPLGPPVLEAVERVLALTAALGQRGLKGDLEGMLGHSAHYLELFSIVVIAWMHLALTRAVEGQDDDFANGLRQSARYWIATEIPRVAALAALCESGERSYLDMQPEWF, encoded by the coding sequence GTGAACGACACCGAGAACCCGATCCTCGATGACCGCCTCGTCGACCTGATCCTCACCCGCGTGGTGGACGTGGAGGCGCTGACCCGGCTGCCTGCGTTCTCCGAGCACTCCGTCGAGACGATCCAGCTCTACCTCGCGACGTGCCGGCGCGTGGCGCGCGAGGTCCTCTACCCGGCCTACCGTCCGATGGACGAGGCGCCGCCGCGGCTCGAGGACGGACGGGTGAAGCTGCACCCGCGCATGAAGCAGGTGTGGCCCGCGATGCGCGAGCTCGGAGCGATCGCCGCGACCCGCCCCTTCGACGTCGGTGGCCAGCAGCTGCCCCTCGCGGTCGGCACGCTCGCCCACGCCTACCTGATGGGGGCCAACCTGTCGGCGGCGGGGCTCGCCTGGCTCACGACGGGCGCGGCGCACCTCATCGAGGCGTTCGGCGAGGACGCGGTGAAGGCGCAATTCCTCTCTCGCATGTACGAGGGCGAGTGGACGGGGACGATGGCGCTCACCGAGCCGCACGCGGGCTCGAGCCTGGCCGACCTGACCACCAGCGCCACGCCGGCCGAGGACGGCACCTACCGCATCCGGGGCGCCAAGATCTTCATCAGCGGCGGCGACCACGACGTGGCCGAGAACGTGGTGCACCTGGTGCTCGCGCGCATCGACGGCGCGCCCGAGGGCACGAAGGGGATCAGCCTCTTCGCGGTGCCGCGGCGGCGCCCGACCGAGCGCGGACTGATCGACAACGACGTGCACGTCAGCGGCGTCATCCACAAGATCGGCTGGCGCGGGCTGCCCAGCCTGGCGCTGAGCTTCGGCGACGAAGGCGACTGCCACGGCTGGCTCGTGGGCGAGCCGCACCGGGGCCTGAACCACATGTTCCAGATGATGAACGAGGCGCGCATCCAGGTCGGCGTCAACGGCGCGGCCACCGCCTCGGTCGCCTTCCACGAGGCGCTCGCCTACGCGAAGGATCGCAAGCAAGGGCGCGCGCTCGGCGCGAAGGGCGGCGAGCCGGTCTCGCTGATGGCCCACCCGGACGTGCGGCGCATGCTGCTGCGGCAGAAGGCGATCGTGGACGGCAGCCTGTGCCTCTGCGCGATGACGGCCGCCTTCGCCGACCGCGCCGAGACCGACGAGGACGCGGCGCTGCTGCTCGATCTCCTGACGCCGGTGACCAAGAGCTTCCCCGCCGAGCGCGGCTTCGAGGCGAACGTGCTCGCGGTGCAGGTGCTCGGCGGCTACGGCTACACCAGCGAGTACCTGCCCGAGGCGTGGATGCGCGACCAGAAGCTCAACAGCATCCACGAGGGCACGACCGGCATCCAGAGCCTGGATCTGCTCGGCCGGAAGGTGGTCTCGAAGGGCGGCGCGGCGCTGGCCGCGTTCGCCGCGGCGGTGCGCGCGGACGCGAGCGCGAGCCCGCTCGGCCCGCCCGTCCTCGAGGCGGTCGAGCGCGTCCTGGCGCTCACCGCGGCGCTCGGTCAGCGCGGGCTGAAGGGCGACCTCGAGGGCATGCTCGGCCACAGCGCGCACTACCTCGAGCTGTTCTCGATCGTCGTGATCGCGTGGATGCACCTCGCGCTGACCCGCGCCGTCGAGGGCCAGGACGACGACTTCGCGAACGGCCTGCGCCAGAGCGCGCGTTACTGGATCGCCACCGAGATCCCGCGCGTGGCCGCCCTCGCCGCGCTCTGCGAGTCCGGCGAGCGCAGCTACCTCGACATGCAGCCCGAGTGGTTCTGA
- a CDS encoding Ig-like domain-containing protein has translation MTRLRLSSSAALSFVLCLGCAPEAAPRSPDAPVEGRARLEVVGADAAQVDAGGELELAFRYLGADGATVAGASVALSVEGAPSGASLAARTSVTGDDGVATVTVRAGDAGRFEVTAEAGDATPASVRVEVRAMRYGALDYEARYAGSRDVRGLRAGLFVNASCEDVRRAVPAPHTAQSPRLGAPSAIEGLPLGVPMALYVLGLDGAGVVAAESCTDVALDADRADVTASLVDTALGLAGPYATVETFDVTGGFSNELNTILEVSAGLSSDAPARWLVDEVAESPRAPGWVRSALGSGFTRSLVADLLQTELDRIHTPREVAEMGRFGADVDAAFRALTFEGELHFDAPDEFAVSMGTHQLSAMQVTLSDGEVYRRPLALSAETVVTFGERIDVDEHAFALPFGELVDTILYYAVLARMSGGHHTVDELLGDYVDCDAVAARLGTGTTGTLARTACEVGVSMMQSRLRTALSNLYAFETLNLSGSAGLVDADGDYDLETLDAGEAHARWTGASGELAFAGVFDGHALADAPATHPVLARLAGLE, from the coding sequence ATGACCCGCCTGCGCTTGTCGTCCTCGGCCGCACTCTCCTTCGTCTTGTGCCTGGGCTGCGCGCCCGAGGCGGCGCCGCGGAGCCCGGACGCCCCCGTCGAAGGACGCGCGCGCCTCGAGGTCGTGGGCGCCGACGCCGCGCAGGTGGACGCGGGCGGCGAGCTCGAGCTGGCGTTCCGATACCTGGGAGCCGACGGCGCGACGGTGGCTGGCGCGTCGGTGGCGCTGTCGGTCGAGGGCGCGCCGAGCGGCGCCAGCCTCGCCGCGCGCACCAGCGTCACCGGAGACGACGGCGTGGCGACGGTGACGGTCCGGGCGGGGGACGCGGGGCGGTTCGAGGTCACGGCGGAGGCGGGCGACGCGACGCCGGCGAGCGTGCGCGTGGAGGTCCGCGCGATGCGCTACGGCGCCCTGGACTACGAGGCGCGGTACGCCGGCAGCCGCGACGTGCGCGGGCTCCGCGCCGGGCTGTTCGTGAACGCCAGCTGCGAGGACGTGAGGCGCGCCGTCCCCGCGCCGCACACGGCCCAGTCGCCGCGCCTCGGGGCGCCCAGCGCGATCGAGGGCCTCCCCCTCGGCGTGCCGATGGCGCTCTACGTGCTGGGCCTCGACGGCGCGGGCGTGGTCGCCGCCGAGTCGTGCACCGACGTGGCCCTCGACGCGGACCGCGCGGACGTCACCGCCTCCCTGGTCGACACCGCGCTCGGCCTCGCGGGGCCCTACGCCACCGTCGAGACCTTCGACGTGACCGGCGGCTTCTCCAACGAGCTGAACACCATCCTGGAGGTCTCGGCCGGCCTCTCGAGCGACGCGCCCGCGCGCTGGCTGGTGGACGAGGTGGCCGAGAGCCCCCGCGCGCCCGGCTGGGTGCGCAGCGCGCTCGGGAGCGGCTTCACCCGGTCCCTCGTCGCCGACCTCCTGCAGACCGAGCTGGACCGCATCCACACGCCGCGCGAGGTCGCGGAGATGGGCCGCTTCGGGGCCGACGTCGACGCGGCGTTCCGCGCGCTCACCTTCGAGGGCGAGCTCCACTTCGACGCGCCGGACGAGTTCGCCGTCTCGATGGGGACGCACCAGCTCTCGGCGATGCAGGTGACGCTGAGCGACGGCGAGGTCTACCGCCGCCCGCTCGCGCTGAGCGCGGAGACGGTCGTGACCTTCGGCGAGCGCATCGACGTGGACGAGCACGCGTTCGCGCTCCCCTTCGGCGAGCTGGTCGACACCATCCTCTACTACGCGGTGCTGGCCCGGATGAGCGGCGGGCACCACACGGTGGACGAGCTGCTGGGCGACTACGTGGACTGCGACGCGGTCGCGGCGCGCCTCGGCACGGGCACCACCGGCACCCTGGCGCGCACCGCGTGCGAGGTCGGCGTCTCGATGATGCAGAGCCGCCTCCGGACCGCGCTCTCCAACCTCTACGCGTTCGAGACGCTCAACCTCTCGGGCAGCGCGGGGCTCGTCGACGCCGACGGCGACTACGACCTCGAGACCCTCGACGCGGGCGAGGCGCACGCGCGCTGGACCGGGGCGAGCGGCGAGCTGGCCTTCGCGGGCGTGTTCGACGGGCACGCCCTCGCGGACGCGCCGGCCACGCACCCCGTGCTCGCGCGGCTCGCGGGGCTCGAGTGA
- a CDS encoding MBL fold metallo-hydrolase translates to MLFRQLFDPVSSTYTYLLADQGEAVMIDTVFEQHARDAALLRELGLKLVATLDTHVHADHVTGAWLMKNALGSAIVVSEPSGADGADRKLKDGDTVAFGGRHLRAMATPGHTDGCFTYALDDDSVAFTGDCLMIRGAGRTDFQQGDARSMFHSIRDRIFALPDGCLLYPAHDYQGRTVTTVAEERAHNPRVGGRASEGDFVGYMDNLGLPHPKQIDVAVPANLKCGEPAEVPTVETWAPLVHTYAGLPEIGAEWVASNRDAVHVLDVREPSELTDPELGHVEGAQNIPIGQLRDRLSEVPKDKPVVSVCRSGRRSGQATVILSKAGWKEAANLTGGMIAWNERGLPTRHDA, encoded by the coding sequence ATGCTCTTCCGCCAACTCTTCGACCCGGTCTCCTCCACCTACACCTACCTGCTCGCCGACCAGGGAGAGGCGGTGATGATCGACACCGTCTTCGAGCAGCACGCGCGCGACGCCGCGCTGCTGCGCGAGCTCGGGCTGAAGCTGGTGGCGACGCTGGACACCCACGTGCACGCCGATCACGTCACCGGCGCCTGGCTGATGAAGAACGCGCTCGGCAGCGCGATCGTCGTCTCGGAGCCCAGCGGCGCCGACGGCGCGGACCGCAAGCTGAAGGACGGCGACACCGTGGCCTTCGGCGGCCGTCACCTGCGGGCGATGGCGACCCCCGGACACACCGACGGCTGCTTCACCTACGCGCTCGACGACGACAGCGTGGCCTTCACGGGCGACTGCCTGATGATCCGCGGCGCCGGGCGCACGGACTTCCAGCAGGGCGACGCACGCTCGATGTTCCACTCCATCCGCGACCGCATCTTCGCGCTCCCCGACGGCTGCCTGCTCTACCCCGCGCACGACTATCAGGGGCGCACGGTGACGACCGTCGCCGAGGAGCGCGCGCACAACCCACGCGTCGGCGGGCGCGCGAGTGAGGGTGACTTCGTCGGCTACATGGACAACCTGGGCCTGCCTCACCCCAAGCAGATCGACGTGGCCGTGCCCGCGAACCTCAAGTGCGGGGAGCCCGCCGAGGTGCCCACGGTCGAGACCTGGGCGCCCCTCGTCCACACCTACGCGGGTCTGCCCGAGATCGGCGCGGAGTGGGTCGCGTCGAACCGGGACGCGGTGCACGTGCTCGACGTGCGAGAGCCGAGCGAGCTGACCGACCCCGAGCTCGGCCACGTCGAGGGCGCGCAGAACATCCCGATCGGGCAGCTCCGGGACAGGCTGAGCGAGGTCCCCAAGGACAAGCCGGTCGTGAGCGTCTGCCGCTCGGGGCGTCGCAGCGGTCAAGCCACCGTGATTCTCTCCAAGGCGGGCTGGAAGGAGGCGGCCAACCTCACGGGCGGCATGATCGCGTGGAACGAGCGGGGGCTGCCGACGCGCCACGACGCGTGA
- a CDS encoding SpoIIE family protein phosphatase — MLDTLLNTRLDTLHTTHSAFARGHDRAGIFGDERRALLVVADGAGGQTGAARAASLVVDAVRDLAATRSEPLGVRGLIALLERLDRAVLSERDAGQTTAVVAEVVEDRFWGASVGDSGAWLVHERHHLDLTRAQHRKWRVGSGFARPIGFGPLPLVGTLMLASDGVLECAPPDRLLRAFSPRDSLGAVAGNLARAVRLPDGGLRDDVAVALCRLGAAAARTHAAA, encoded by the coding sequence ATGCTGGACACGTTGCTGAACACCAGGCTAGACACTCTGCACACGACTCACTCGGCGTTCGCGCGCGGCCACGATCGAGCCGGGATCTTCGGGGACGAGCGACGCGCGCTGCTCGTCGTGGCGGACGGAGCGGGCGGACAGACGGGCGCGGCGCGCGCGGCGTCCCTCGTCGTCGACGCGGTTCGAGACCTCGCGGCCACGCGGAGCGAGCCTCTCGGCGTACGCGGGCTCATCGCGCTGCTCGAGCGGCTCGACCGCGCGGTGCTGAGCGAGCGAGACGCCGGGCAGACCACCGCGGTCGTCGCGGAGGTGGTCGAGGACCGCTTCTGGGGCGCGAGCGTGGGCGACTCGGGCGCGTGGCTCGTCCATGAGCGGCACCACCTGGACCTGACGCGGGCGCAGCATCGCAAGTGGCGCGTCGGCAGCGGGTTCGCGCGGCCGATCGGGTTCGGCCCGCTGCCGCTCGTGGGCACGCTGATGCTCGCGAGCGACGGTGTCCTGGAGTGCGCCCCTCCCGATCGCCTGCTCCGGGCGTTCTCCCCCCGCGACTCGCTCGGGGCCGTCGCGGGCAACCTGGCGCGCGCGGTGCGCCTCCCCGACGGCGGTCTGCGGGACGACGTCGCGGTGGCGCTCTGCCGGCTCGGGGCGGCGGCCGCTCGGACTCACGCCGCGGCTTGA
- a CDS encoding alpha/beta fold hydrolase, with protein sequence MTLPRRPFLGALVEPVDVVQTGERGLEITRLVEGAMAELHGLAVGDVLVAVEGEPVEGPRALVRALSGGTSYRVDYLRRGRRRRVRVERLPYPAERVRGARVRYGDVDVGGHRVRTILASQDESAPIVMFLPGIRPESVDWALAEHLPVARFAHGLAEAGFSLLRVDRFGLGDSEGPPCATIDFETERAIYEAALDALPTGAELFLFGHSVGGMLAPLLARRRDLRGVIAYGTSPRRWGACLRDGIDRQLRLRGVDEAEIDAQLERFDADPFEDGRYGRSRAFHTQLDRARLDDAWRALDAPALFLVGECDWVVDEAEQVEAAVLARGEVARFDGLDHAFTRHGSIAESLERYGQGAFDRRMLETCVDWLIARS encoded by the coding sequence GTGACGCTCCCACGCCGACCGTTCCTGGGTGCGCTCGTCGAGCCCGTAGACGTCGTGCAGACGGGCGAGCGCGGGCTGGAGATCACGCGCTTGGTCGAGGGCGCGATGGCGGAGCTTCACGGGCTCGCGGTGGGGGACGTGCTGGTCGCGGTGGAGGGGGAGCCGGTCGAGGGGCCACGCGCCCTGGTGCGCGCGCTCTCTGGCGGGACCAGCTACCGCGTGGACTACCTGCGGCGCGGGCGGCGGCGGCGCGTGCGCGTCGAGCGCCTCCCCTACCCGGCCGAGCGCGTCCGGGGCGCGCGCGTGCGGTACGGGGACGTCGACGTGGGCGGTCACCGGGTGCGCACCATCCTCGCGAGCCAGGACGAGAGCGCGCCGATCGTGATGTTCTTGCCCGGGATCCGGCCCGAGAGCGTGGACTGGGCCCTGGCCGAGCACTTGCCGGTGGCGCGCTTCGCGCACGGCCTCGCGGAGGCTGGCTTCAGCCTGCTGCGGGTGGACCGCTTCGGGCTCGGGGACAGCGAAGGCCCCCCCTGCGCGACGATCGACTTCGAGACGGAGCGCGCGATCTACGAGGCCGCGCTCGACGCGCTCCCCACGGGCGCCGAGCTCTTCCTCTTCGGGCACAGCGTGGGCGGCATGCTGGCGCCCCTGCTCGCGCGCCGACGCGATCTCCGTGGGGTGATCGCGTACGGCACCTCGCCGCGTCGCTGGGGCGCGTGCCTGCGCGACGGGATCGACCGGCAGCTGCGGCTCCGCGGCGTGGACGAGGCGGAGATCGACGCGCAGCTCGAGCGCTTCGACGCCGACCCGTTCGAAGACGGCCGCTACGGCCGGAGCCGCGCGTTTCACACCCAGCTCGACCGGGCGCGACTCGACGACGCGTGGCGGGCGCTCGACGCGCCCGCGCTCTTCCTGGTCGGCGAATGCGACTGGGTCGTCGACGAGGCGGAGCAGGTCGAGGCCGCGGTGCTCGCGCGCGGCGAGGTCGCGCGCTTCGACGGGCTGGACCACGCCTTCACCCGGCACGGGTCGATCGCGGAGAGCCTCGAGCGCTACGGACAGGGCGCGTTCGACCGCCGCATGCTCGAGACCTGCGTGGACTGGCTCATCGCGCGGTCCTGA
- a CDS encoding D-2-hydroxyacid dehydrogenase, translated as MQVHVHHAQAARIAAILREIAPRPAPWVIVPLDDEAALHAAMPEMRVLFAPMPPRAGWTRATQLQLVQLAGAGVDHFLPSPDLPPGVVVANARGVFADEAADHAMMMVLALTRRLPRLLQQQRARRWEMLPMPKLAGRTLLVLGLGEIGRRVASRAAAFGMRVLGVRRSGVATPCVDEVHPAVDAALVARADAVVVALPRTSETDRVVPVDALRPEAVLVDISRGGRVDADAVAARLRAGTLAGAALDVFEDEPLAGDSPLWDTPNLFITPHIAGYGERYLERAALCFAENLARLERGDPLTGVVDRNAGY; from the coding sequence GTGCAGGTCCACGTCCATCACGCCCAGGCGGCGCGCATCGCGGCGATCCTGCGCGAGATCGCGCCGCGCCCCGCCCCCTGGGTGATCGTCCCGCTCGACGACGAGGCGGCGCTCCACGCCGCGATGCCAGAGATGCGCGTGCTCTTCGCTCCCATGCCGCCCCGCGCTGGCTGGACGCGGGCCACGCAGCTCCAGCTCGTCCAGCTCGCAGGCGCGGGCGTGGACCACTTCCTGCCGTCGCCCGACCTGCCCCCCGGCGTCGTGGTCGCGAACGCGCGAGGCGTCTTCGCGGACGAGGCGGCCGACCACGCGATGATGATGGTCCTCGCGCTCACCCGGCGCCTCCCTCGCCTCCTTCAGCAGCAACGCGCGCGGCGCTGGGAGATGCTGCCCATGCCCAAGCTGGCCGGGCGCACCCTGCTCGTGCTCGGGCTCGGGGAGATCGGGCGCCGCGTCGCCTCGCGGGCGGCCGCCTTCGGCATGCGGGTGCTCGGGGTGCGGCGGAGCGGCGTGGCCACGCCCTGCGTCGACGAGGTCCACCCCGCCGTCGACGCGGCCCTGGTCGCGCGGGCCGACGCCGTGGTGGTCGCGTTGCCGCGCACCTCGGAGACGGACCGGGTCGTCCCCGTGGACGCCCTGCGCCCCGAGGCCGTGCTCGTCGACATCAGCCGCGGGGGGCGCGTGGACGCGGACGCCGTCGCGGCGAGGCTCCGCGCGGGAACGCTCGCGGGCGCCGCGCTCGACGTCTTCGAGGACGAGCCGCTCGCCGGAGACAGCCCGCTCTGGGACACCCCGAACCTGTTCATCACCCCGCACATCGCGGGCTACGGCGAGCGCTACCTCGAGCGCGCCGCCCTGTGCTTCGCGGAGAACCTCGCGCGCCTCGAGCGCGGCGACCCGCTCACGGGCGTGGTCGACCGAAACGCGGGCTACTGA
- a CDS encoding SDR family NAD(P)-dependent oxidoreductase → MDLSRRVFLVTGANTGVGRATAEALARHGARVILACRSEARAEDALRHIPGARFLQLDLADLDSVRAAAASVSGLRLDAVINNAGVAGARGLTRQGFELAFGVNHLGHYLLTRLCAFDRVVHLGSGSHEKARRLDLDALRQPTRSLTGFAEYARSKLAVMLFHRALQRRGVQSFVADPGDVASDAWRHVPWPIRPLLTCRMKPPGEGALTPVFCATERLTPGLYCDRAPRAPGPLALDDALAEALWRRSEGWTGLSDLSMTTPPND, encoded by the coding sequence ATGGATCTGAGCCGCCGCGTGTTCCTCGTCACGGGCGCCAACACGGGCGTCGGGCGCGCGACGGCCGAGGCGCTCGCGCGCCATGGCGCCCGGGTGATCCTCGCGTGCCGCAGCGAGGCGCGCGCAGAGGACGCCTTGCGACACATCCCGGGCGCGCGCTTCCTGCAGCTCGACCTGGCCGACCTCGACTCCGTGCGCGCGGCGGCGGCCTCCGTGAGCGGCCTCCGGCTCGACGCGGTGATCAACAACGCCGGGGTCGCGGGCGCGCGCGGCCTGACCCGACAGGGCTTCGAGCTGGCGTTCGGCGTCAACCACCTCGGGCACTACCTCCTGACGCGGCTGTGCGCCTTCGATCGCGTGGTGCACCTCGGGAGCGGCTCGCACGAGAAGGCGAGGCGGCTCGACCTCGACGCCCTGCGCCAGCCGACCCGCAGCCTGACCGGGTTCGCCGAGTACGCGCGCTCCAAGCTCGCCGTGATGCTCTTCCACCGGGCGCTGCAGAGGCGCGGCGTGCAGAGCTTCGTCGCTGATCCCGGCGACGTCGCGTCCGACGCCTGGCGGCACGTGCCCTGGCCGATCCGCCCCCTCCTCACGTGTCGCATGAAGCCGCCGGGTGAAGGCGCGCTGACCCCCGTCTTCTGCGCGACGGAGCGACTGACGCCCGGGCTCTACTGCGATCGTGCCCCGCGCGCGCCGGGTCCTCTCGCGCTCGACGACGCGCTCGCCGAGGCGCTCTGGCGACGCAGCGAAGGCTGGACCGGGCTCTCTGACCTCTCCATGACGACGCCCCCCAACGACTGA